From the genome of Vulpes lagopus strain Blue_001 chromosome 2, ASM1834538v1, whole genome shotgun sequence, one region includes:
- the LOC121485586 gene encoding 60S ribosomal protein L12-like — protein MLPKFDPNEIKVMYLRCTGGEVGATSALALKIGPLGLSPKKVGGDIAKATSDWKGLRITVKLTIQNRQAQIEVVPSASALIIKALKESPRDRKKQKNIKYSGNTTFDEIVNIAQQMQHQYLARELSGTIKEILGTAQSVGCNVDGCHPHDITDDINSGAVECPAS, from the coding sequence ATGCTGCCTAAGTTCGACCCCAACGAGATCAAAGTCATGTACCTGAGGTGCACCGGTGGCGAGGTTGGTGCCACGTCTGCCCTGGCCCTGAAGATCGGCCCGCTGGGTCTATCTCCAAAAAAGGTTGGTGGTGACATCGCCAAGGCAACCAGTGATTGGAAGGGTCTAAGGATTACAGTGAAACTGACCATTCAAAACAGACAGGCCCAGATTGAAGTGgtaccttctgcctctgccctgattATCAAAGCCCTCAAGGAATcaccaagagacagaaagaagcagaaaaacattaaGTACAGTGGAAATACCACTTTTGATGAGATTGTCAATATTGCCCAACAGATGCAACACCAATATTTAGCCAGAGAACTCTCTGGAACCATCAAAGAGATCCTGGGGACTGCCCAGTCTGTGGGCTGCAATGTTGATGGCTGTCACCCTCATGACATCACAGATGACATCAATAGTGGTGCAGTGGAATGCCCAGCGAGTtaa